In Pseudomonas sp. HR96, the DNA window CAGCATCGTCGGTGTCGGCGACATCGAAGTGCAGACCCGGCGCGTGCTCGACAGCATCAAGGTGGTGCTCGAAGCCGCCGGCAGCCGCATGGACGACGTCACCATGAACCAGATCTTCCTGCGCAACCTGGACGACTACCACGCCTTCAACGAGATCTACGTCAGCTACTTTCCCAACCTGTTGCCGGCACGTTTTTGCGTGAAGCTGGAGATGGTTCGCCCGGAGTT includes these proteins:
- a CDS encoding Rid family hydrolase, which codes for MNQAINPTGWIIGKTATGLNHLNWGIKAGNHVYVAGMLSTDPVDGSIVGVGDIEVQTRRVLDSIKVVLEAAGSRMDDVTMNQIFLRNLDDYHAFNEIYVSYFPNLLPARFCVKLEMVRPEFLVEIATTAVISA